One region of Hoeflea sp. 108 genomic DNA includes:
- a CDS encoding helix-turn-helix transcriptional regulator, with product MSLPHPNPDQISLANVLSVLGDQTRLAIVGYLARNEGVAMSCGQFLEFGSKTNLSYHLAKLREAGITSTEVSGTSRLITLRRGELDGRFPGLLDSIITAAQELPQLERLKDEG from the coding sequence ATGTCACTGCCGCACCCCAACCCCGACCAGATCAGCCTCGCCAACGTGCTCTCGGTGCTCGGCGACCAGACGCGCCTTGCCATCGTCGGCTATCTGGCGCGCAACGAAGGCGTGGCGATGAGCTGCGGCCAGTTCCTCGAATTCGGCTCCAAGACCAATCTCAGCTACCATCTGGCCAAGCTGCGCGAGGCCGGCATCACCAGCACGGAAGTCTCCGGCACCAGCCGGCTGATCACGCTGCGGCGCGGCGAGCTCGACGGCCGTTTTCCCGGCCTGCTCGATTCGATCATCACCGCCGCCCAGGAGCTTCCGCAGCTCGAACGCCTCAAGGACGAAGGCTAA
- a CDS encoding TetR/AcrR family transcriptional regulator C-terminal domain-containing protein, giving the protein MAKMTSSGQGTSGQGTGVKQDGRSARKRRAILEAATEVFLRSGYLGTNMDEIAALSEVSKQTVYKHFSSKEALFIEIVMSMTNRAGDMVHDEAPRLPERGEVEAYLFDYALRQLTVVVTPRIMQLRRLVIGEVSRFPDLARVLYERGPARALGMLAGIFRQLDEKGVLDVDDPDTAATHFNWLVMSAPLNQAMLLGDSAIPGPDEMRHHAREGVRVFLAAYGRKD; this is encoded by the coding sequence ATGGCGAAGATGACTTCATCGGGGCAGGGCACGTCGGGTCAGGGCACCGGTGTGAAACAAGACGGCCGCTCGGCGCGCAAGCGCCGCGCCATTCTGGAGGCCGCGACCGAAGTGTTCCTGCGCAGCGGCTATCTCGGCACCAATATGGACGAGATCGCAGCCCTGTCGGAGGTGTCGAAGCAGACCGTCTACAAGCACTTCTCCAGCAAGGAGGCGCTGTTCATCGAGATCGTGATGAGCATGACCAACCGCGCCGGCGACATGGTGCATGACGAAGCGCCGCGACTGCCGGAACGCGGCGAGGTCGAGGCCTATCTCTTCGACTACGCCCTGCGCCAGCTGACCGTGGTGGTGACGCCGCGCATCATGCAGCTGAGGCGGCTGGTCATCGGCGAGGTCTCGCGATTCCCCGACCTGGCGCGGGTGCTCTACGAACGCGGACCGGCACGCGCGCTCGGCATGCTCGCCGGCATCTTCAGGCAGCTGGACGAAAAGGGTGTGCTCGACGTCGACGACCCCGACACCGCGGCAACCCATTTCAACTGGCTGGTGATGTCGGCGCCGCTCAACCAGGCGATGCTCTTGGGCGACAGCGCCATCCCCGGACCGGATGAAATGCGCCACCATGCGAGAGAAGGCGTGCGCGTGTTTCTCGCCGCCTATGGCAGGAAGGACTGA
- a CDS encoding Nramp family divalent metal transporter produces MDSYTRPAEDTEGWRTARGEGSLSDVHRSVAVRSDGPTWRKAAAFIGPGYLVAVGYMDPGNWATSIAGGSKFGYTLLFVALVSNVMAIVLQALCARLAIGSGRDLAQACRDAFPRPVAFVLWFMAEVAIIATDIAEVIGTAIGLNLIFGIPLELGVIITALDVFLILYLQKLGFRWVEALIITLLGVIAVCFAIQVALADPNWGAVVTGFAPTTEIVTNPEMLYLALGILGATVMPHNLYLHSGIVQTRAYGETLVEKRQALRYATWDSTIALMFALLINASILILAAATFYAQGRTDVIEIGEAHALLAPLLGIAIAPTLFGIALLCCGINSTVTATLAGQIVMEGFLRIKLPPWLRRLVTRAIAIVPAAAVTLWFGEVGTAKLLILTQVVLSLQLSFAVFPLVLFTANRKKMGDLVAPRWLVSIAMLIAVVIAALNVKLLLDFVLV; encoded by the coding sequence GTGGACTCCTACACCCGGCCGGCCGAAGACACTGAAGGTTGGCGGACGGCGCGAGGCGAAGGGTCGCTCTCCGATGTCCACCGTTCGGTCGCCGTCCGCAGCGACGGCCCGACCTGGCGCAAGGCCGCCGCCTTCATCGGCCCCGGCTATCTCGTCGCCGTCGGCTACATGGATCCCGGCAACTGGGCGACGTCGATCGCCGGCGGTTCGAAGTTCGGCTACACGCTTTTGTTCGTGGCGCTCGTCTCCAACGTCATGGCGATCGTCCTGCAGGCGCTCTGCGCCCGCCTCGCCATCGGCTCCGGCCGCGACCTCGCCCAGGCCTGCCGCGATGCCTTCCCGCGCCCGGTCGCCTTCGTGCTGTGGTTCATGGCCGAAGTCGCCATCATCGCCACCGACATCGCCGAGGTCATCGGCACGGCCATCGGCCTCAACCTCATCTTCGGCATTCCCCTCGAACTCGGCGTGATCATCACCGCCCTCGACGTGTTCCTGATCCTCTATCTGCAGAAGCTCGGCTTCCGCTGGGTCGAGGCGCTGATCATCACGCTGTTGGGCGTCATCGCCGTCTGCTTCGCCATCCAGGTGGCGCTTGCCGACCCGAACTGGGGCGCCGTCGTCACCGGCTTTGCGCCGACGACCGAGATCGTCACCAATCCCGAGATGCTCTATCTCGCGCTCGGCATTCTCGGCGCCACCGTCATGCCGCACAATCTCTATTTGCATTCCGGCATCGTGCAGACGCGCGCCTATGGCGAAACGCTGGTCGAAAAGCGCCAGGCGCTGCGCTACGCGACGTGGGATTCGACCATCGCGCTGATGTTCGCCCTGCTCATCAACGCCTCGATCCTGATCCTGGCCGCGGCCACCTTCTACGCTCAGGGACGCACCGACGTGATCGAGATCGGCGAAGCCCACGCGCTGCTCGCGCCGCTGCTCGGCATCGCCATCGCGCCGACGCTGTTCGGCATCGCCCTGCTCTGCTGCGGCATCAACTCCACCGTCACCGCCACCCTTGCCGGGCAGATCGTGATGGAGGGTTTTCTCCGCATCAAGCTGCCACCATGGCTGCGCCGCCTCGTCACCCGCGCCATCGCCATCGTGCCGGCCGCAGCCGTCACGCTGTGGTTCGGCGAAGTCGGCACCGCCAAGCTCCTGATCCTCACCCAGGTGGTGCTCAGCCTGCAGCTGTCCTTCGCCGTCTTCCCGCTGGTGCTGTTCACCGCCAACAGGAAGAAGATGGGCGACCTCGTCGCCCCGCGCTGGCTGGTATCCATCGCCATGCTGATCGCGGTCGTGATCGCCGCCCTCAACGTCAAGCTGCTGCTCGATTTCGTCCTGGTTTGA
- a CDS encoding MFS transporter: MDKRLIWLAVGSFAMSTVGFVFSSLLPAIAGDAHVSIPFAGYLIMAFSLAYAIGAPVLSALAGEIDRRRILAATMLVFVAGNLVAASSSSFSGLLLAQIMMGMSAGLYAATAQATAVSLAGPEHRARAIAVVVGGTTFAVALGAPVGSLIATMWGWRGTFVAIAFLALVCAAILWVRLPRGSRGIKLTLGERFTAVARPGILPSLLVTLLYLAGGFTVISYIAPLALEGAGLPVIALPGMLLAFGAGAVIGNLSSGYLADRIGATRMVVISLLMSSGFCIAIALTLKLLPHHLAGPVLIGLMVPWGIIGWAFPPAQASRIVGFAPELAHLTLSLNASALYFGIAFGTVIGGRVLEFARPSDLGLVAAAFPLVALAVLALSRRSARVAVAR; this comes from the coding sequence ATGGACAAGCGCCTTATCTGGCTGGCGGTCGGCTCATTCGCCATGAGCACCGTCGGCTTCGTGTTTTCGAGCCTGCTTCCGGCGATTGCCGGCGACGCGCATGTCTCCATACCCTTTGCGGGTTACCTGATCATGGCGTTCTCGCTCGCCTATGCCATCGGCGCGCCGGTGCTGTCGGCGCTGGCCGGCGAGATCGACCGCCGGCGCATCCTGGCCGCCACCATGCTGGTTTTCGTCGCCGGCAACCTGGTGGCGGCGTCGAGCTCGTCGTTTTCAGGGCTGCTGCTGGCACAGATCATGATGGGCATGTCGGCCGGCCTCTACGCCGCCACCGCCCAGGCGACGGCGGTGTCGCTGGCCGGGCCCGAGCATCGGGCGCGCGCCATCGCCGTTGTCGTCGGCGGCACGACATTCGCCGTGGCGCTGGGCGCGCCGGTCGGTTCGCTGATCGCCACCATGTGGGGCTGGCGCGGCACATTCGTCGCCATCGCCTTCCTGGCGCTGGTCTGCGCCGCCATCCTGTGGGTGCGGCTGCCCCGGGGATCGCGCGGCATCAAGCTGACGCTCGGTGAGCGCTTCACCGCCGTTGCCCGGCCGGGCATCCTGCCGTCGCTTCTGGTGACGCTGCTCTATCTCGCCGGCGGCTTCACCGTCATCTCCTACATCGCGCCGCTGGCGTTGGAAGGGGCGGGCCTGCCCGTCATCGCCCTGCCGGGCATGCTGCTTGCCTTCGGTGCGGGTGCCGTCATCGGCAACCTGTCGAGCGGCTATCTCGCCGACCGGATCGGGGCGACGCGCATGGTGGTGATCTCGCTTCTGATGTCGTCGGGCTTCTGCATCGCCATTGCGCTGACGCTGAAGCTTCTGCCGCACCATCTGGCCGGGCCGGTGCTGATCGGCCTGATGGTGCCGTGGGGCATCATCGGCTGGGCCTTTCCGCCGGCGCAGGCGAGCCGCATCGTCGGTTTCGCGCCCGAGCTTGCACATCTGACCCTGTCGCTGAACGCCTCCGCACTCTATTTCGGCATCGCCTTCGGTACGGTCATCGGCGGGCGCGTGCTGGAATTCGCCCGGCCGTCCGATCTCGGCCTTGTGGCGGCGGCGTTCCCGCTGGTGGCGCTGGCGGTGCTGGCACTGTCGCGCCGGTCGGCGCGCGTTGCGGTGGCACGCTGA
- a CDS encoding SCO family protein: MLKSLYLTLGLLTAVAQATWPHAVSAAQASTDLAIGGPFALTTQKGTRLSDADLRGKPYALFFGFTHCPEVCPTTLFELAGAVAEIGPAADGLNVVFVTVDPERDTPEYLASYLGTFDHRFIGLRGTPDEIATVARAFKATYRKVPLEGDDYTMDHTAIVYLMDAEGRYVDRIEYLAPHEVQVEKLKRLLGAGK, from the coding sequence ATGCTGAAATCCCTCTACCTCACCCTTGGCCTGCTCACAGCCGTGGCGCAGGCGACATGGCCGCATGCCGTAAGTGCGGCGCAGGCGTCGACCGATCTCGCCATTGGAGGTCCGTTCGCGCTGACCACCCAGAAAGGGACGCGCCTGTCGGACGCCGATCTTCGCGGCAAGCCTTACGCGCTGTTCTTCGGCTTCACCCATTGCCCAGAAGTCTGTCCGACGACGCTGTTCGAGTTGGCCGGCGCGGTCGCCGAAATCGGCCCCGCCGCCGACGGCCTCAACGTCGTGTTCGTCACCGTCGACCCCGAACGCGACACGCCGGAATATCTGGCCTCCTATCTCGGCACCTTCGACCACCGCTTCATCGGCCTGCGCGGTACGCCCGACGAGATTGCGACGGTGGCGCGGGCCTTCAAAGCCACCTATCGCAAGGTGCCGCTGGAAGGCGACGACTACACCATGGACCACACGGCGATCGTCTATCTGATGGACGCCGAGGGCCGTTACGTCGACAGGATCGAATATCTCGCCCCCCACGAGGTGCAGGTCGAAAAGCTCAAGCGCCTGCTCGGCGCCGGCAAGTAA
- a CDS encoding NADPH-dependent oxidoreductase has protein sequence MPFPLSIAANDQTANQAARLAEARYRQDQDQDLGTAHWNETVETLLSHRSVRSYLPTAVPASVVDLAVTAAQSAPTSSNLQAWSVIAVEDPGLKSRLNAISGDQRHVEAAPLLLVWLADLARIRTLTTERSRPSEGLDYTESLLLGVIDTALAAQNALTAFESLGFGTCYIGAIRNHPEQVAELLGLPPEVLPVFGMTVGYPDPKVATDIKPRLPRRTVLHRGRYNAANAGDLAAYDATMRGFQQEQSLPLIDWTELVSRRIGTAKALKNRENIRAALLQLGFKLK, from the coding sequence ATGCCCTTCCCCCTGTCCATCGCCGCGAACGACCAGACCGCCAACCAGGCGGCGAGGCTGGCCGAGGCGCGCTACCGCCAGGACCAGGACCAGGACCTGGGTACGGCGCACTGGAACGAGACCGTCGAGACGCTGCTGTCGCACCGGAGCGTGCGGTCCTATCTGCCGACCGCCGTGCCCGCGTCGGTGGTCGATCTCGCCGTCACCGCGGCGCAGTCGGCGCCGACCTCGTCGAACCTGCAGGCCTGGAGCGTGATCGCCGTCGAGGATCCCGGGCTCAAGTCCCGGCTCAACGCGATTTCCGGCGACCAGCGGCATGTCGAGGCGGCCCCCCTGCTGCTCGTCTGGCTGGCTGATCTCGCCCGCATCCGCACCCTGACCACCGAACGCAGCCGCCCCTCCGAAGGGCTCGACTATACCGAAAGCCTGCTGCTGGGCGTGATCGACACCGCCCTTGCCGCCCAGAACGCGCTGACGGCATTCGAGTCGCTCGGCTTCGGCACCTGCTACATCGGCGCCATCCGCAACCACCCCGAACAGGTCGCTGAACTGCTCGGCCTGCCGCCAGAGGTGCTGCCGGTGTTCGGCATGACAGTCGGCTATCCCGATCCGAAGGTCGCCACCGACATCAAGCCGCGCCTGCCACGCCGCACCGTGCTGCATCGTGGACGCTACAATGCCGCCAATGCCGGCGACCTCGCCGCCTATGACGCGACGATGCGCGGCTTCCAGCAGGAGCAGTCGCTGCCGCTGATCGACTGGACCGAACTGGTCAGCCGGCGCATCGGCACGGCAAAGGCGTTGAAGAACCGCGAGAACATCCGCGCCGCGCTGCTGCAGCTCGGCTTCAAGCTGAAATAG
- the gcvA gene encoding transcriptional regulator GcvA: MSGNLRRSSKLPTLARMPPLTSLRAFVVAARYLSFTRAAEELHVSSAAIGQQVRLLEEHLGQQLFVRSNRQMTLTTAGKALEPGLTDAFEAMLESIARLSGGDEKATIRISVPPSFATKWLIPRLEGFRQAVPGVEIEVKATSEIADVERDETDCAIRFGRGAYPGLFVVTLFPEAVVPVCSPDFADDYDLGPRTRSLQGLPLLHEEGAEYDPDHSGWSSWLRSQGIPVRYSERGLKLNLSSMVLDAAVAGQGLALAKLRLAEADLRAGRLVAPLGKPQQLELAYHFVAAAHKARQPRIELLLDWLRRESAELRGGLAASAIPGVAGEFPEFSG, from the coding sequence TTGAGCGGGAATTTGCGGCGTTCGTCGAAGCTGCCGACGCTGGCGCGGATGCCGCCGCTGACGTCGCTGCGCGCCTTCGTGGTGGCGGCGCGCTATCTCAGCTTTACCCGGGCGGCGGAGGAGCTGCATGTCAGCTCCGCCGCCATCGGCCAGCAGGTTCGCCTGCTCGAGGAGCATCTCGGCCAGCAGCTGTTCGTACGCAGCAACCGCCAGATGACCCTGACGACAGCGGGCAAGGCGTTGGAACCGGGGCTGACCGACGCCTTCGAGGCGATGCTGGAATCGATCGCGCGTCTTTCCGGCGGCGACGAGAAGGCGACGATCCGCATATCGGTGCCGCCGTCCTTCGCCACCAAGTGGCTGATCCCCAGGCTGGAGGGTTTCCGACAGGCGGTTCCGGGCGTCGAGATCGAGGTCAAGGCGACCAGCGAGATCGCCGATGTCGAACGCGACGAGACCGACTGCGCCATCCGCTTCGGTCGGGGCGCCTATCCCGGCCTGTTCGTGGTGACGCTGTTTCCCGAGGCGGTGGTGCCGGTGTGCAGCCCGGATTTCGCCGACGACTACGATCTCGGGCCGCGCACGCGTTCGCTGCAGGGGCTGCCGCTGCTGCACGAGGAGGGGGCCGAGTACGACCCCGATCATTCGGGCTGGAGCAGCTGGCTGCGTTCGCAGGGCATTCCCGTGCGCTATTCCGAGCGCGGGCTGAAACTCAACCTGTCGTCGATGGTGCTCGATGCCGCTGTCGCCGGGCAGGGGCTGGCGCTGGCGAAACTGCGCCTGGCCGAGGCCGACCTGCGTGCCGGGCGGCTGGTGGCGCCGCTGGGCAAGCCACAGCAATTGGAGCTCGCCTATCATTTCGTCGCCGCCGCCCATAAGGCGCGCCAGCCCAGGATCGAACTGCTGCTCGACTGGCTGCGTCGGGAAAGTGCGGAACTGCGCGGCGGCCTCGCCGCCAGCGCCATTCCCGGCGTGGCAGGCGAATTTCCCGAGTTTTCAGGCTAG
- a CDS encoding TetR/AcrR family transcriptional regulator: MRKVDPEKHAARRQAILDAAKACFAKKGFHQTSTAEICAAVGMSPGNLFHYFPNKQAIIGAIVDQEGEETAAFFRDLGARDDLYGALVEFMDVVLDLAGDVDFASLALEISAEAGREPTIAARVGRNDRELRAALEQLLTDAGARGQVDPTLDIADTATWIAALVDGVFNRVAVDPDFKPENHHKTMRTLLGRYLRPQA; the protein is encoded by the coding sequence ATGCGGAAGGTCGATCCCGAAAAGCACGCGGCGAGGCGGCAAGCTATCCTCGACGCGGCCAAGGCGTGTTTTGCCAAGAAGGGCTTTCACCAGACGAGCACGGCCGAGATCTGCGCCGCCGTCGGCATGAGCCCGGGCAACCTGTTCCATTACTTTCCCAACAAGCAGGCGATCATCGGCGCCATCGTCGACCAGGAAGGGGAGGAGACGGCGGCCTTCTTCCGCGATCTCGGCGCGCGCGACGATCTTTATGGTGCGCTGGTCGAGTTCATGGATGTGGTGCTGGACCTGGCTGGCGACGTCGATTTCGCGTCACTGGCGCTGGAGATCTCGGCCGAGGCCGGCCGCGAGCCGACGATCGCCGCCCGGGTCGGACGCAACGACCGCGAGCTGAGGGCGGCACTGGAACAGCTTTTGACCGACGCTGGTGCGCGCGGCCAGGTCGATCCGACGCTCGACATCGCCGACACCGCGACCTGGATCGCGGCCCTTGTCGACGGCGTGTTCAACCGCGTCGCCGTCGATCCCGACTTCAAGCCTGAGAACCACCACAAGACCATGCGGACCTTGCTTGGCCGCTACCTGAGGCCACAGGCCTAG
- a CDS encoding class I SAM-dependent methyltransferase, producing the protein MQQDEKHWSDVAAQWIAWARAPGHDAFWAYRKGLVDFIGKGSGRALEVGCGEGRVSRELKALGYHVTATDAVAAMVEAAREASSADDYHVAGLSDLPFDDASFDLVMAYNVLMDVEDVPSAAHEIRRVLKPEGTLFVSLVHPFRDRGRFAGRAPDAPFVIDGSYYGRDYFEGEEARDGLTMHFAGWSQPLEDYMAAFEAAGLAITGLREPIPDTADTDQLRQWSRIPLFLWLKARILA; encoded by the coding sequence ATGCAGCAGGACGAGAAACACTGGAGCGATGTCGCCGCGCAATGGATCGCCTGGGCGCGTGCGCCGGGACATGACGCCTTCTGGGCCTATCGCAAGGGGCTCGTCGATTTCATCGGCAAGGGATCCGGCCGGGCGCTGGAGGTCGGCTGCGGCGAGGGCCGGGTTTCCCGCGAACTCAAGGCGCTCGGCTACCATGTGACGGCGACAGACGCCGTGGCGGCCATGGTCGAGGCGGCGCGTGAAGCCAGCTCGGCCGACGACTATCATGTCGCCGGCCTCAGTGACCTGCCTTTCGACGATGCCTCGTTCGACCTGGTCATGGCCTACAACGTGCTGATGGATGTCGAGGACGTGCCAAGTGCTGCGCACGAGATCCGCCGCGTCCTGAAGCCTGAAGGCACGCTGTTCGTCTCGCTGGTCCATCCGTTCCGCGACCGCGGCCGCTTTGCCGGGCGCGCACCCGATGCGCCGTTCGTGATCGACGGCAGCTATTATGGGCGCGACTATTTCGAGGGCGAGGAGGCCAGGGACGGGCTGACGATGCACTTCGCCGGCTGGTCGCAGCCGCTCGAGGACTATATGGCGGCGTTCGAGGCGGCGGGGCTGGCGATCACGGGCCTGCGCGAACCCATTCCCGACACTGCCGACACCGACCAGCTGCGTCAGTGGTCGCGCATCCCGCTGTTCCTGTGGCTGAAGGCGCGGATCCTCGCCTGA
- a CDS encoding DUF418 domain-containing protein: MSTLALKPTRQERIVNVDALRGFALFGILVVNITAFSSPFYGLGVADPAFSAPLDKMVQFVIALLFETKFYLLFSFLFGYSFTLQMQSAERAGEAFVPRLLRRQAGLWAIGLLHAILLFHGDILTTYAVLGMVLLVLRDIEERTALRLAFWLVAVTALAWAALSTLAALDPVAIDLASARAEGEAAMAAYRGSPSTVVGQHLQELGTVWVVIGLMQGPCALAMFLVGLVAGKRELFVRLDDYRPLMRRLLVAGLLVGLPGAAAYAFCSIYLVGTFWELPGLAIGLATAPLLTGAYVALAMLVFERFKAVPRLLAPAGRMALSNYLLQSLVCSVLFYAYGFRLMGEVSPLGGAAVAVALFGCQLVLSRWWMGRFAYGPLEWLLRAITIAAWPRWRKPAMAS, from the coding sequence ATGAGTACGCTTGCCCTGAAGCCGACCAGGCAGGAGCGCATCGTCAATGTCGATGCGCTGCGCGGCTTCGCCTTGTTCGGCATTCTCGTCGTCAACATCACCGCATTCTCCTCGCCCTTCTACGGGCTGGGCGTCGCCGATCCCGCCTTTTCCGCACCGCTCGACAAGATGGTGCAGTTCGTGATCGCCTTGCTGTTCGAGACCAAGTTCTACCTGCTGTTCTCGTTCCTGTTCGGCTACAGCTTTACCTTGCAGATGCAGTCGGCCGAGCGCGCCGGCGAGGCCTTCGTGCCGAGGCTGCTGCGGCGGCAGGCCGGACTGTGGGCCATCGGGCTTTTGCATGCCATCCTGCTGTTCCACGGCGACATCCTGACCACCTATGCCGTGCTCGGCATGGTGCTGCTGGTGCTGCGCGATATCGAGGAGCGAACGGCGCTCCGGCTTGCCTTCTGGCTGGTCGCGGTGACGGCGCTGGCCTGGGCGGCGCTGAGCACGCTGGCAGCGCTCGATCCGGTGGCGATCGATCTGGCGTCCGCGCGGGCAGAAGGCGAAGCGGCAATGGCCGCCTATCGCGGCTCGCCGTCGACAGTCGTCGGCCAGCATCTCCAGGAGCTCGGCACCGTCTGGGTGGTGATCGGGCTGATGCAGGGACCATGCGCGCTGGCGATGTTTTTGGTTGGGCTGGTGGCCGGCAAGCGCGAGCTGTTCGTCAGGCTCGACGACTACAGGCCGCTGATGCGGCGTCTGCTGGTGGCCGGGCTGCTCGTCGGCCTGCCGGGTGCCGCCGCCTATGCCTTCTGCTCGATCTATTTGGTCGGCACCTTCTGGGAGCTGCCGGGGCTGGCGATCGGGCTCGCCACCGCGCCGCTGCTGACCGGCGCCTATGTGGCGCTGGCGATGCTTGTCTTCGAGCGCTTCAAGGCCGTGCCGCGGCTCCTGGCGCCGGCCGGGCGCATGGCGCTGTCCAACTATCTGCTGCAGTCGCTGGTCTGTTCGGTGCTGTTTTACGCCTATGGCTTCAGGCTGATGGGCGAGGTGTCGCCGCTGGGCGGCGCGGCGGTTGCGGTTGCGCTGTTCGGTTGCCAGCTGGTGCTGAGCCGCTGGTGGATGGGGCGCTTCGCCTATGGGCCTCTGGAATGGCTGCTGCGGGCCATCACCATCGCCGCATGGCCCAGATGGCGCAAGCCGGCGATGGCTTCGTGA
- a CDS encoding neutral zinc metallopeptidase — MRWRGRRQSDNIEDVRGQDGGGGMGGGFGGGGGRLPIGPRVGGGGLSGIIILVILFFALRACGIDPMQVLDGGDGSMSGGGGQVSQGGAPANDEMTQFVRTVLAETEDTWNGIFQAEGLKYQEPRLVLFSGQVRSACGFASAASGPFYCPGDQKVYLDTSFFNQLAKQFGAAGDFAQAYVIAHEVGHHVQNLTGILPKFNQMRQRMSEADANAMSVRVELQADCFAGVWGHFTDQKGLLEQGDVEEALNAAQQIGDDTLQKRMQGYVVPESFNHGTSAQRQRWFARGFQSGKLSDCDTFNNPI; from the coding sequence ATGCGCTGGAGAGGCCGCCGCCAGAGCGACAACATCGAAGACGTGCGCGGCCAGGATGGCGGCGGCGGCATGGGCGGCGGGTTCGGCGGGGGCGGCGGACGCCTGCCGATCGGACCGCGCGTCGGCGGCGGCGGACTGTCGGGCATCATCATCCTGGTGATCCTGTTCTTTGCGCTGCGCGCCTGCGGCATCGATCCGATGCAGGTGCTTGATGGCGGCGACGGCTCGATGTCGGGCGGCGGCGGCCAGGTCAGCCAGGGCGGCGCGCCTGCCAATGACGAGATGACCCAGTTCGTTCGCACCGTGCTGGCCGAGACCGAAGACACCTGGAACGGCATCTTCCAGGCCGAGGGCCTGAAATACCAGGAGCCCAGGCTGGTGCTGTTCTCCGGCCAGGTGCGGTCGGCCTGCGGCTTCGCCTCGGCGGCGTCGGGCCCGTTCTATTGCCCCGGCGACCAGAAGGTCTATCTCGACACCTCCTTCTTCAACCAGCTGGCCAAGCAGTTCGGCGCCGCCGGCGATTTCGCCCAGGCCTATGTGATCGCCCACGAGGTTGGCCACCACGTCCAGAACCTCACCGGCATCCTGCCCAAGTTCAACCAGATGCGGCAGCGCATGAGCGAGGCCGACGCCAACGCCATGTCGGTGCGCGTCGAGCTGCAGGCAGACTGCTTCGCCGGCGTCTGGGGCCATTTCACCGACCAGAAGGGCCTGCTCGAACAGGGCGACGTCGAAGAGGCGCTGAACGCCGCCCAGCAGATCGGCGACGACACGCTGCAGAAGCGCATGCAGGGCTATGTCGTGCCCGAAAGCTTCAACCACGGCACCTCGGCCCAGCGCCAGCGCTGGTTCGCCCGCGGTTTCCAGAGCGGCAAGCTGTCGGACTGCGACACGTTCAACAATCCGATCTGA
- a CDS encoding aldo/keto reductase gives MAIARQIELAAGGPVLSRLVFGAWRLLDEGKPSAEDVARLIGTAADLGLTSFDHADIYGNYEVEAAFGAGLARWSGRRDDIQLISKCDIMLKSANRPDNRLKFYDTSAAHIVASAERSLKNLGTDYLDLLLIHRPDPLMDADETAAALEKLVAAGKVRAVGVSNFSPSQFDLLASRLSIPLVTNQIEHSVLETSALTDGRLDHAQRLRYQPMIWSPLGGGSLFSGDGAREHKVRAALTQVAAETGVNDIGAVAIAWLLRHPARLVPVLGTMKPARLATLARALDVTLDRQQWFAILEASEGRAVP, from the coding sequence ATGGCTATTGCACGGCAGATCGAACTCGCGGCCGGCGGACCCGTGCTGTCGCGGCTGGTCTTTGGCGCGTGGCGGCTGCTCGACGAGGGCAAGCCGTCGGCCGAGGACGTGGCCCGGCTTATCGGCACGGCCGCCGACCTCGGCCTGACCAGCTTCGACCATGCCGACATCTATGGCAATTACGAGGTGGAGGCTGCCTTCGGCGCCGGCCTGGCGCGCTGGAGCGGTCGCCGCGACGACATCCAGCTGATCAGCAAATGCGACATCATGCTGAAATCGGCCAACCGGCCGGACAACCGGCTGAAGTTCTACGACACAAGCGCTGCCCACATCGTGGCTTCCGCCGAGCGCTCGCTGAAGAACCTCGGCACCGACTATCTCGACCTTCTTTTGATCCACAGGCCGGATCCGCTGATGGATGCGGACGAGACGGCGGCAGCCCTTGAGAAGCTGGTGGCGGCGGGCAAGGTGCGTGCTGTCGGCGTTTCCAATTTTTCGCCCTCGCAGTTCGACCTCCTGGCCTCGCGCCTGTCCATTCCTCTTGTCACCAACCAGATCGAGCATTCGGTGCTGGAGACCTCAGCGTTGACCGACGGCCGCCTCGACCATGCGCAAAGGCTGCGTTATCAGCCGATGATCTGGTCGCCGCTGGGCGGTGGCTCGCTGTTTTCAGGCGACGGCGCGCGCGAGCACAAGGTGCGGGCGGCGCTGACCCAGGTTGCCGCCGAGACCGGCGTCAATGACATCGGGGCTGTCGCCATCGCCTGGCTGCTGCGCCATCCGGCGCGGTTGGTGCCGGTGCTCGGCACGATGAAGCCTGCCCGGCTGGCAACGCTCGCACGCGCCCTCGACGTCACGCTCGACCGCCAGCAATGGTTTGCGATCCTCGAGGCCAGCGAGGGCAGGGCGGTGCCGTAA